The uncultured Desulfuromonas sp. genome has a segment encoding these proteins:
- the hrpB gene encoding ATP-dependent helicase HrpB, translating into MSLPIDHILPQLLGELQTHDSVVLQAEPGAGKTTRVPLALLDAEWLQGQRIIMLEPRRLAAVHAARYMSRQLGEEQGRTVGYTIRHQQAVSQQTRIEVVTEGVLTRRLQNDPALDGVGLIIFDEFHERALQADLGMALVGDVRAALRDDLKVLVMSATLDGAALADYFGGCPVVSSGGRSYPVEVIHLGDDDDRLENRVSRAVHKAVAEQSGDVLVFLPGAREIQRCYDALAGRLDGNTLVLPLYGALPFEQQQQAIQPTAQRKVVLATNIAETSLTIEGVRVVIDSGLERLMTFEPRTGMNRLVTRRISQASVRQRSGRAGRTAPGACYRLWSLQTEAAMIDYVAPEILRSDLTALALDLIAWGVTEADALPWVDAPPAAHLNAAFSLLQQLDAIDEQRRLTPVGRSMTRLPLHPRLARMLVEAEDESEQVLACQLAVVLESPQWFRSGQGDTVSDSDLLDHLEQWQPHRKKSSSRISPLADQSYRQLCRRLGCSSTTAPSRDGVALGRLLIAAYPDRVAQKRDDNIDGRTDHFLLSNGRGARLSPRCRVRQHRWLVAVDVEFSASGEALIHNASALDERQLDHVWPHPVNWQMETVWDDAGQRVVTREVRRWGALILSSRPHALNAEQALPIVLEQIRLGGLERLSWSKESLRLRQRMAFVQQQQLVDDWPQVDDEALLDTLDVWLAPWLNGISCFEQVTKLNLLEPLSSLLSWPQRRQLDELAPERLTVPSGSNIAIDYSDPHQPVLAAKLQELFGWQQTPRVGNGRVPVMLHLLSPARRPMQTTTDLANFWATTYDEVKKELKGRYSKHPWPDDPLQAPAQRGVKKRPNR; encoded by the coding sequence ATGTCTCTTCCCATAGACCACATCCTGCCGCAACTACTGGGCGAACTGCAAACCCACGATAGCGTTGTTCTGCAGGCCGAACCGGGCGCGGGCAAGACCACGCGGGTGCCGTTGGCGTTGCTCGATGCTGAATGGTTGCAGGGCCAGCGGATTATTATGCTGGAGCCGCGCCGTCTGGCTGCGGTGCATGCGGCGCGCTATATGAGCCGTCAGCTGGGGGAAGAGCAGGGCCGGACCGTGGGTTACACCATTCGCCATCAGCAGGCGGTAAGCCAACAGACGCGCATTGAGGTGGTGACCGAAGGGGTGTTGACCCGACGGTTGCAGAATGACCCGGCTCTCGACGGCGTGGGACTGATCATTTTTGACGAATTTCACGAGCGGGCGTTGCAGGCCGATCTCGGTATGGCGCTGGTTGGTGATGTGCGGGCGGCCTTGCGTGATGATCTGAAAGTGCTGGTGATGTCAGCGACTTTAGATGGCGCGGCTTTGGCGGATTACTTTGGCGGCTGCCCAGTGGTGTCGAGTGGCGGACGCAGCTATCCGGTGGAGGTGATCCATCTCGGCGATGATGACGACCGGTTGGAGAACCGGGTCAGCCGGGCGGTGCACAAGGCCGTGGCGGAACAGTCGGGCGATGTGCTGGTGTTTCTGCCGGGGGCGCGGGAGATTCAACGGTGTTACGATGCCTTGGCCGGACGTTTGGATGGCAACACCTTGGTACTGCCCCTGTACGGAGCCTTACCGTTTGAACAGCAACAGCAGGCCATTCAACCGACCGCACAGCGCAAGGTGGTGTTGGCGACCAATATTGCCGAAACCAGTCTGACCATTGAGGGCGTGCGCGTGGTGATCGACAGTGGTTTGGAAAGGCTGATGACCTTTGAACCGCGCACCGGTATGAATCGGCTGGTGACGCGGCGTATTTCGCAGGCCAGCGTGCGCCAGCGCAGTGGACGGGCCGGGCGCACGGCTCCGGGAGCCTGTTATCGGCTGTGGTCGCTACAAACCGAAGCGGCCATGATTGACTATGTGGCGCCGGAGATTTTGCGCAGTGATTTGACCGCTCTGGCTTTGGACCTGATCGCCTGGGGCGTGACCGAGGCCGACGCCCTGCCATGGGTGGATGCGCCGCCTGCGGCCCATCTCAATGCCGCGTTTAGCCTGCTGCAACAGTTGGATGCGATTGACGAGCAACGTCGCCTGACTCCGGTCGGCCGGTCTATGACCCGCCTACCGCTGCATCCCCGTTTGGCGCGAATGCTGGTGGAGGCCGAGGATGAAAGCGAGCAGGTTTTGGCCTGCCAGCTGGCCGTGGTTCTGGAATCACCGCAATGGTTTCGCAGTGGGCAGGGCGATACGGTGAGTGACAGTGATCTGCTCGACCATCTGGAGCAGTGGCAGCCGCATCGTAAAAAATCATCGTCGCGTATTTCGCCGTTGGCCGATCAAAGCTATCGCCAGTTGTGCCGCCGTTTGGGCTGTTCATCAACCACCGCGCCGAGTCGGGATGGCGTTGCGCTGGGGAGGTTGTTGATTGCCGCCTACCCGGATCGGGTCGCTCAGAAACGGGATGACAACATCGATGGCAGAACGGATCACTTCCTGCTCAGTAACGGCCGTGGCGCACGCTTGTCGCCGCGTTGCCGGGTGCGACAGCATCGCTGGCTGGTTGCGGTAGATGTGGAATTCTCTGCTTCGGGCGAGGCGTTGATTCATAATGCGTCAGCACTGGATGAGCGTCAGTTGGATCACGTGTGGCCGCATCCGGTAAATTGGCAGATGGAAACCGTGTGGGATGATGCCGGACAACGGGTGGTGACGCGTGAAGTGCGGCGCTGGGGAGCGCTGATTCTCTCATCGCGTCCGCACGCGCTGAATGCGGAACAGGCTTTGCCGATTGTGCTTGAACAGATCCGTCTTGGTGGTTTGGAGCGACTGAGCTGGTCGAAGGAATCGTTACGCTTGCGTCAGCGGATGGCGTTCGTTCAACAGCAGCAACTGGTCGACGATTGGCCGCAGGTCGATGATGAGGCTTTGCTTGATACGCTGGATGTCTGGCTGGCACCATGGCTGAACGGGATAAGTTGTTTTGAGCAAGTGACCAAGCTGAACCTGCTTGAACCACTCTCCAGCCTGCTGAGTTGGCCGCAGCGCCGGCAATTGGATGAACTGGCCCCGGAGCGGTTGACCGTGCCGAGTGGGTCCAATATCGCCATAGATTACAGCGATCCGCATCAGCCGGTGTTGGCGGCGAAATTACAGGAACTGTTTGGCTGGCAGCAGACGCCGCGGGTCGGCAACGGCCGCGTGCCGGTTATGCTGCACCTGCTGTCTCCGGCCCGGCGCCCCATGCAGACCACCACGGATCTGGCCAACTTCTGGGCGACCACCTATGACGAAGTCAAAAAGGAACTCAAAGGGCGGTATTCCAAACATCCATGGCCGGATGATCCCTTACAGGCTCCGGCGCAACGCGGTGTGAAGAAGAGGCCGAACCGCTAA
- a CDS encoding enoyl-CoA hydratase-related protein yields the protein MSNIIYEKKNRIATITLNRPDALNALDDALNDELWTIWNDFNADPDVDVAIVTGSGKSFCAGADLKTFIPKWEKASMLAPRDNVAQGIAGGITRGQHRIYKPIIAAINGHAIGGGFELALACDIRIASQRAKFGVFEVRYGLHQGDGGLVRLVAIAGMATALELTLTGREVAADEALRLGLVSTVVAPEELMATAHSYAEMILKNSQQAIRSAKETVFDIVGRSLDDALRLETINDYSNLGDFSEARERLAAFYTKNQR from the coding sequence ATGAGCAATATCATCTATGAAAAGAAGAATCGAATCGCCACCATCACGCTGAATCGCCCTGACGCCCTCAACGCTCTGGACGATGCCCTCAATGATGAACTGTGGACGATATGGAATGACTTCAATGCTGATCCAGACGTTGACGTTGCCATCGTTACCGGCTCAGGCAAGTCCTTTTGTGCCGGTGCTGACTTGAAGACATTTATTCCAAAATGGGAGAAAGCGTCGATGCTGGCTCCACGTGACAATGTCGCTCAAGGGATTGCCGGGGGCATCACCAGAGGGCAGCACCGTATCTATAAGCCGATTATCGCGGCGATCAACGGGCACGCGATTGGCGGCGGCTTTGAATTGGCCCTGGCTTGCGATATTCGCATTGCCTCACAACGGGCCAAATTCGGCGTGTTTGAAGTGCGCTACGGTCTGCATCAGGGCGATGGTGGGCTGGTGCGGCTTGTTGCCATCGCCGGAATGGCAACAGCCCTGGAACTGACTTTGACCGGGCGTGAAGTTGCGGCGGATGAAGCGCTGCGTTTAGGGTTAGTGAGTACGGTTGTTGCGCCGGAAGAGTTGATGGCCACTGCGCACTCCTATGCCGAAATGATCCTTAAAAACAGTCAACAAGCGATTCGCTCCGCCAAAGAAACGGTTTTTGACATTGTCGGCCGTTCTCTGGATGATGCGTTGCGCCTGGAGACCATTAATGACTATTCGAATTTAGGTGATTTTAGCGAGGCGAGAGAACGGTTGGCCGCCTTTTATACAAAAAATCAGAGATAA
- a CDS encoding DUF47 family protein, translated as MTFKQHIIDDLGEGALLVPARLNAALLANDRVKYLFTLLQNSVAHAEKLELQISNLRNERLSCGLEHAEYDEVVDNSLKQSDTYLLPCSETIVKDIHIQIATMLSPLGAALAAGFTMESNALPEHFQRRHAALTDKVGPIPDNRLTADHLDLITRGLREPGDSLHLLVMDLHKELNRLQALVAEDSIDGASVYLLEEPDHALVRAFMKGLNRTAPLKFDHPGLGTTATRDGAKLIIQNDIGTTDAHVLVIHVVEQSVSLTYTDVHAERMKFFISLFDPFAVTWNKVSTCAAKDMEQENYYLRIGTYNAVAEESLLRYLEFIGSRLVFLIDWNKARKRLRHFVKKRDAIGLLKWAAEKDYGHRGFLVLGGETFINQAIEYAAKSMLHYGQPLHEMLGRDQAIEYLQYVLEKSSTGLSAGQSEQLLRDEIKTELLKYFQTTYQSFVTIAERHAEIIHDLASLTLSGLIRTLQPESIPYMKRCAERCRHWEHQADDLLNEGRELIRNSSGLSSTLEDVFQRADDSADSLEDTAFLLTLVTDDMKNRKLFARLRHLNELVVQASREYIKSLESAKLVSREAHREDIDDFLHAVDQIVKIEHDCDDALRGVTAMIVQDVDDCRHLHLYSEIAESLEYASDALAISSLKLRHYILDDVISSQR; from the coding sequence ATGACGTTTAAACAACATATTATCGACGATCTTGGTGAGGGCGCCCTGCTGGTCCCGGCGCGGCTCAATGCCGCTCTGTTGGCCAACGACAGAGTCAAGTATCTGTTCACCCTGCTGCAGAATTCCGTTGCCCATGCTGAAAAACTGGAGCTGCAGATCTCCAACTTGCGCAATGAACGTCTGTCCTGTGGCCTGGAGCATGCAGAATATGACGAGGTGGTGGATAACAGCCTCAAACAGAGTGACACCTACCTGCTGCCCTGCTCCGAAACCATTGTCAAAGACATTCATATTCAGATTGCGACAATGCTCTCCCCTCTTGGCGCGGCCCTGGCAGCGGGCTTCACCATGGAAAGCAATGCCCTGCCGGAACACTTTCAACGGCGCCATGCCGCTCTGACGGATAAGGTTGGGCCGATTCCGGACAACCGACTGACTGCCGACCATCTCGATCTGATCACCCGCGGTTTACGTGAACCGGGCGACAGCCTGCATTTGCTGGTGATGGATCTGCACAAAGAACTCAATCGACTCCAGGCCCTGGTGGCGGAAGATTCCATCGACGGGGCCTCCGTCTACCTGCTGGAGGAGCCTGATCACGCCCTTGTCCGTGCATTTATGAAGGGGCTTAATCGGACGGCACCGCTTAAATTCGACCACCCGGGGCTGGGCACCACGGCAACGCGCGACGGGGCCAAACTGATCATTCAGAATGATATCGGCACCACGGATGCCCATGTGCTGGTCATCCATGTGGTTGAACAGAGTGTCAGCCTCACCTACACCGATGTTCATGCCGAGCGGATGAAATTTTTTATCAGCCTGTTCGATCCTTTTGCCGTCACCTGGAACAAAGTCAGCACCTGCGCAGCCAAAGATATGGAACAGGAAAACTACTATCTGCGCATCGGCACCTATAACGCCGTCGCCGAAGAGAGCCTGTTACGCTACCTGGAATTTATCGGCTCACGGCTGGTGTTCCTGATTGACTGGAACAAGGCTCGGAAACGACTGCGCCATTTCGTCAAAAAACGTGACGCCATCGGCTTGCTCAAATGGGCGGCGGAAAAAGATTACGGCCACCGCGGTTTTCTGGTGCTCGGCGGCGAGACATTTATCAATCAGGCCATCGAATATGCGGCAAAATCAATGCTGCACTACGGTCAGCCCCTGCATGAAATGCTCGGCCGGGATCAGGCGATTGAGTATCTGCAATACGTTCTTGAAAAATCGAGTACCGGCCTGAGTGCGGGCCAATCGGAACAATTGCTACGTGATGAAATCAAAACCGAATTGCTGAAATACTTTCAGACCACCTATCAATCGTTTGTCACCATTGCTGAGCGTCATGCTGAAATTATCCACGATCTGGCCAGCCTCACACTCAGTGGCCTGATACGGACGCTGCAGCCGGAGTCAATCCCCTACATGAAACGCTGCGCGGAACGTTGTCGCCACTGGGAGCATCAGGCCGACGATCTGCTCAATGAGGGGCGCGAGCTGATTCGTAACAGTTCCGGTCTGTCTTCCACGCTGGAAGATGTGTTTCAACGCGCTGATGACAGTGCCGACAGTCTCGAAGACACGGCATTTTTACTCACGCTGGTGACGGACGACATGAAAAACCGCAAGCTTTTCGCCCGCCTTCGGCATCTCAACGAACTGGTGGTGCAGGCCAGTCGGGAATACATCAAATCTCTGGAGAGCGCCAAGCTGGTCAGTCGCGAAGCCCATCGGGAGGATATCGATGACTTTCTCCACGCCGTCGATCAGATTGTCAAAATTGAACACGATTGCGATGATGCCCTGCGCGGAGTCACCGCAATGATTGTCCAGGATGTCGACGACTGCCGCCATCTCCATCTTTATTCCGAAATTGCTGAGTCTCTGGAATATGCCTCCGATGCCCTGGCCATCAGCAGCTTGAAGCTGCGCCATTATATTTTGGACGACGTCATTTCCAGCCAGCGGTGA
- a CDS encoding PEP/pyruvate-binding domain-containing protein: protein MENKTSQYVYPICRNKKMPADVSPARIGSKAYNLMRMAEAGVNIPPAIVIDTQTCAGFLSAQEQFPQGFDQQLQQGLEWLEHASGRKFGDVRRPLLVSVRSGAAISMPGMMETILNVGLNDASLRGLVRMTGNPRMAWDSYRRLIQTYAEVVHGFHGDPFEKIIREHLHQEQLEAPEELSTNTLQTITGLFLRTLHALSGHALPDSPQEQLTAALKAVFRSWNSDKAVAYRRLHQLDDLAGTAALIQSMVFGNSGATSGAGVGFTRDPASGDKAMYLDFLFNAQGEDVVAGHRSDHSSMHLETVLPEVMVELHKVRDLLETLFSDMQDFEFTVENERLYLLQTRRGNRTPWAGLKIAMDFYREGAIDEQAVMERLQDYDLDTLERTSFAPPPGSEPLTRATPASIGSVVGSIALSPARAIEMAQQGQAVILVRESTATEDISGIAAAQGLLTAAGFRTSHASVVARQMGKVCLVGCHELSIDQTRNCCCIAGQTFTEGDLLSLDGNCGAIYAGEIPLVHEKPDEEIKLVRSWRN from the coding sequence ATGGAAAACAAAACTTCTCAGTATGTCTACCCGATCTGCCGCAACAAAAAAATGCCCGCCGATGTTTCACCGGCCCGTATCGGCTCTAAAGCCTACAATCTCATGCGCATGGCTGAAGCCGGGGTCAACATTCCACCGGCAATCGTCATCGACACCCAAACCTGCGCCGGTTTCCTCTCGGCACAAGAGCAGTTTCCGCAAGGCTTTGACCAGCAACTGCAACAAGGACTGGAATGGCTGGAACACGCCAGTGGACGCAAATTCGGCGATGTGCGCCGCCCCTTGCTGGTATCGGTGCGTTCCGGTGCCGCCATCAGTATGCCGGGCATGATGGAAACGATTCTCAACGTCGGCCTGAATGACGCCTCGTTGCGCGGTCTGGTGCGGATGACCGGCAATCCCCGCATGGCGTGGGACTCCTATCGCCGCCTGATCCAGACCTATGCCGAGGTTGTCCACGGTTTTCATGGCGACCCTTTTGAAAAGATTATCCGCGAACATCTGCACCAGGAACAGTTGGAAGCACCGGAAGAGCTCTCTACCAACACCCTGCAAACCATCACCGGCCTGTTTCTGCGCACACTGCACGCCCTGAGCGGTCATGCCCTGCCCGATTCTCCCCAGGAACAATTGACCGCTGCCCTCAAAGCGGTGTTTCGTTCCTGGAACAGCGATAAAGCCGTGGCCTACCGGCGCCTTCATCAGCTGGACGATTTGGCCGGAACCGCCGCCCTGATTCAGTCCATGGTGTTCGGCAATTCCGGAGCCACCTCCGGAGCCGGTGTCGGCTTTACCCGCGATCCCGCGAGCGGCGACAAAGCCATGTACCTGGACTTCCTCTTCAATGCCCAAGGTGAAGATGTCGTTGCCGGGCATCGGAGTGATCACAGTTCCATGCACCTTGAAACGGTCCTGCCCGAGGTGATGGTGGAACTGCACAAGGTCAGAGATCTGCTTGAAACCCTGTTCAGTGACATGCAGGACTTTGAATTCACCGTTGAGAATGAGCGTCTTTACCTGTTGCAGACCCGGCGCGGCAATCGCACCCCGTGGGCCGGTCTGAAAATCGCCATGGATTTCTACCGCGAAGGAGCCATTGACGAACAGGCGGTCATGGAACGGTTACAAGACTACGATCTTGACACTCTGGAACGCACCTCGTTTGCCCCACCGCCGGGTAGCGAGCCGCTGACGCGAGCCACGCCAGCCAGTATCGGCAGCGTCGTGGGAAGCATTGCTCTGAGTCCGGCACGCGCCATTGAGATGGCACAACAAGGTCAAGCCGTCATTCTGGTTCGCGAATCCACCGCGACCGAAGATATCAGCGGGATTGCCGCAGCGCAGGGCTTGCTCACCGCCGCCGGATTTCGCACCTCGCACGCATCCGTCGTTGCCCGACAGATGGGCAAGGTGTGTCTGGTCGGCTGTCACGAGTTGTCGATCGATCAGACACGCAACTGTTGTTGTATCGCCGGTCAAACATTCACCGAAGGCGATCTTCTCTCCCTGGACGGTAACTGCGGTGCCATTTATGCCGGTGAAATTCCCCTTGTCCATGAAAAACCCGATGAAGAGATTAAGCTGGTGCGGAGCTGGCGAAACTGA
- a CDS encoding methyl-accepting chemotaxis protein — protein MSLNNLPVWIRLSGSFGALLLLLLIAGGTGIWGSTSLSEQIITTLRTDGNIAEHIASASSQALGLRRFEKDIFLNIDNSEKIAGYFGKWQKEYSKLSESIAALKKVAYLPDEQAAAEKMAGGAKAYKQGFEGIYRQIQAGEITTPQAGNKAMGPLKGSIRELIDNAALIHAASTDRMHAIEANVEATAATSKTAISIAVLISVFVMLVMAFFTTRSIVKPLQLVGKMLNNLGQGDLSHRLGLVRKDELGEMARTLDAFADNLQDEVVTAFNKIADGDLTFVASGLIKDPLSRANQSLTDVMAQIQSAGVQIDSASSQVSDSSQTLSQGATETAASLEEISSSMNEMASQTKTNAENANTANQLAGEASKAAGNGGRQMAAMVAAMEEISESGQNISKIIKTIDEIAFQTNLLALNAAVEAARAGQHGKGFAVVAEEVRNLAARSAKAASETADLIEGSVSKTENGSQIAQQTSKALEEIVGAITKVTDLVAEIAAASNEQAQGISQVNQGLGQIDEGVQQNTATAEESAAAAEELSSQAAHLQHMLSRFKLANGSVAQKLSLPAQ, from the coding sequence ATGAGCCTTAACAACCTGCCTGTCTGGATCCGCCTGAGCGGCAGCTTTGGCGCATTGCTTCTGCTCTTATTAATCGCCGGTGGCACCGGCATCTGGGGATCCACAAGCCTTTCCGAGCAGATCATCACGACTCTTAGAACCGATGGTAACATCGCCGAACACATTGCCTCGGCATCGAGTCAGGCATTGGGCTTACGACGGTTTGAAAAAGATATTTTTCTCAATATTGATAACAGTGAAAAGATCGCCGGCTACTTTGGGAAATGGCAAAAAGAATATTCCAAGCTGAGCGAAAGCATTGCGGCCTTGAAAAAGGTCGCCTACCTGCCGGACGAGCAGGCTGCTGCCGAAAAAATGGCCGGCGGCGCCAAGGCTTATAAACAGGGATTTGAAGGGATCTATCGCCAGATCCAGGCCGGAGAAATCACAACGCCACAGGCCGGCAACAAGGCCATGGGACCGTTAAAAGGTTCGATCCGGGAGCTGATTGACAACGCGGCCCTGATCCACGCCGCCAGTACCGACCGCATGCATGCCATAGAAGCCAATGTCGAGGCGACCGCAGCCACGTCAAAAACCGCCATCTCTATCGCGGTCCTCATCTCCGTATTTGTCATGCTGGTGATGGCTTTCTTCACAACCCGCAGTATTGTCAAGCCGCTGCAGTTGGTCGGCAAGATGCTGAATAATCTCGGCCAAGGCGATTTGAGCCACCGTCTGGGCCTGGTTCGCAAGGACGAGCTCGGCGAAATGGCCCGCACGCTGGATGCCTTTGCCGATAACCTGCAGGATGAAGTGGTCACCGCGTTTAACAAGATTGCCGATGGCGACCTGACTTTCGTTGCCAGTGGACTGATCAAGGATCCACTCAGCCGAGCCAACCAGTCACTGACCGACGTCATGGCCCAGATACAGTCGGCAGGCGTACAAATTGACTCGGCCAGCAGCCAGGTATCCGACTCCAGCCAGACCCTTTCTCAGGGCGCCACGGAAACAGCGGCATCTCTGGAAGAAATCAGCAGCTCCATGAACGAGATGGCCTCCCAGACCAAAACCAATGCCGAAAATGCCAACACTGCCAACCAGCTGGCGGGCGAAGCAAGCAAGGCGGCGGGAAATGGTGGTCGCCAGATGGCCGCGATGGTCGCGGCCATGGAAGAGATCAGCGAGTCGGGCCAGAACATCAGCAAAATTATCAAGACCATTGACGAAATCGCCTTCCAGACCAACCTGCTGGCCCTCAATGCCGCCGTTGAAGCCGCCCGCGCCGGTCAACACGGCAAAGGTTTTGCCGTAGTTGCCGAAGAAGTTCGCAATCTGGCGGCGCGTAGCGCCAAAGCCGCCTCGGAGACCGCTGACCTCATCGAAGGCTCCGTTTCAAAAACCGAGAACGGCAGCCAGATTGCCCAACAGACCTCCAAGGCGCTCGAAGAGATCGTCGGTGCCATCACCAAGGTCACGGATCTTGTTGCCGAAATTGCAGCGGCCAGCAACGAACAGGCACAGGGAATTTCTCAGGTCAATCAGGGACTGGGGCAAATTGATGAGGGCGTGCAGCAAAATACCGCGACCGCTGAGGAGTCTGCCGCGGCCGCTGAAGAGCTTTCCAGCCAGGCAGCCCATTTACAACATATGTTAAGCCGCTTCAAGCTGGCAAATGGCTCGGTCGCCCAAAAACTCTCTCTTCCGGCTCAATAA
- a CDS encoding AraC family transcriptional regulator, with translation MNEMVELIEQFELKEFFNQSRLKGVRFFKSRSHIPRSPLLYDPGIFIVAQGRKIGHLGDRSFQYDPNNYLVTSVPIPFECETFADADAPFLGLYVDIDMPVLHELMGLLGQSRAAASVNMRDIPKGVAPADMDNAMHDAVIRLLKCLHSEADALVLGPGLIREIIYRALCGTQASSLYALAAQDGSFARVSKTLHLIHRECSSKLDVDQLAGVAGMSASTFHRAFKEITSESPIQYLKKVRLNKARDLIEHERMKVYIAADKVGYESSSQFSRDFKRFFGVSPAEMMKGGGV, from the coding sequence ATGAATGAGATGGTCGAGCTGATAGAGCAATTTGAGCTGAAGGAGTTCTTCAACCAATCCCGTTTGAAAGGGGTGCGTTTTTTTAAATCCCGCAGCCATATCCCTCGCTCGCCTCTGCTTTATGATCCGGGGATTTTTATTGTCGCCCAAGGGCGTAAAATCGGTCATTTGGGGGACCGCAGCTTTCAATACGATCCCAATAATTATCTGGTCACGTCCGTTCCCATTCCCTTCGAGTGCGAAACCTTTGCCGATGCGGATGCGCCATTTTTGGGCCTTTATGTCGATATCGATATGCCGGTGCTTCATGAGCTGATGGGGTTGTTGGGCCAGAGCAGGGCCGCGGCATCCGTTAACATGCGCGACATCCCCAAAGGAGTGGCTCCGGCCGACATGGATAATGCCATGCACGATGCAGTGATCCGCTTATTGAAGTGCCTTCATTCAGAGGCGGATGCCCTGGTCCTCGGGCCGGGGCTGATTCGCGAAATCATTTATCGCGCCCTGTGCGGGACCCAAGCCTCCTCGTTATATGCCCTTGCCGCCCAGGACGGCAGCTTTGCCCGCGTCTCAAAAACCCTGCACCTGATTCATCGGGAGTGCTCCAGCAAGCTCGATGTCGATCAGTTGGCCGGTGTCGCCGGTATGAGCGCCTCCACATTTCACCGGGCGTTCAAAGAGATCACGTCTGAATCTCCCATCCAGTATCTGAAAAAAGTGCGTCTCAACAAGGCTCGTGACCTGATCGAACATGAGCGCATGAAGGTTTACATTGCTGCGGACAAAGTCGGCTATGAAAGCTCCTCGCAATTCAGCCGCGATTTTAAACGGTTTTTTGGAGTAAGCCCTGCTGAGATGATGAAAGGGGGCGGGGTGTGA
- a CDS encoding iron-containing alcohol dehydrogenase encodes MASFTIPQKIYHGPGSLENLKETTGQKAVIVIGGGSMKRLGFLDKTINLLKDAGISSVVFEGVEADPSVETVMKGVELCNSENPDLIVGLGGCSAIDAAKAMWVFYEYPDATFEEITAPFTIKPLRNKARFVAIPSTSGTGTEATCVAVITDTAKGIKHPLVSYEICPDIAIVDGELAKSMPADITANTGMDALSHDVEAVVAALASNYSDTMALRSIRMIFDTLPQAYANGEDMEARQAMHDASCMAGMAFSNAILGIVHAISHQIGGMFGVPHGRANAILMPNVIRFNSRATDKYELMAQELGKETAEEFATEVEKLRQAVAIEDSFKAYGIPPEAWQKKLDAMVTNALADPCTGTNPRQPSSEEMKQIFEHCFNGDIVAF; translated from the coding sequence ATGGCTTCATTCACCATCCCGCAAAAGATCTATCATGGCCCCGGTTCCCTGGAAAACCTCAAGGAAACAACCGGCCAAAAGGCCGTCATCGTTATCGGTGGTGGCTCCATGAAACGACTTGGTTTTCTCGACAAAACCATCAACCTCTTGAAAGACGCCGGCATCTCTTCGGTGGTTTTTGAAGGTGTGGAAGCAGACCCGTCGGTCGAGACGGTCATGAAAGGCGTGGAACTGTGCAACAGTGAAAACCCCGACCTGATTGTCGGCCTGGGTGGCTGCTCGGCCATTGATGCGGCAAAGGCCATGTGGGTGTTTTATGAGTATCCCGACGCCACCTTTGAAGAGATCACGGCACCGTTCACCATCAAACCGCTGAGAAACAAGGCACGCTTCGTTGCCATTCCTTCAACCAGTGGCACCGGAACCGAAGCCACCTGCGTTGCCGTCATCACCGATACGGCAAAAGGGATCAAACATCCGTTGGTGTCGTATGAAATTTGTCCCGACATTGCCATTGTCGATGGTGAGCTGGCGAAAAGCATGCCTGCCGATATCACGGCAAACACCGGCATGGACGCCCTGTCCCACGATGTGGAAGCGGTTGTCGCAGCCCTGGCAAGCAACTATAGCGACACCATGGCACTGCGCTCCATCCGCATGATTTTCGACACCCTGCCACAGGCTTACGCCAACGGAGAAGACATGGAAGCCCGCCAGGCCATGCACGATGCCTCCTGCATGGCGGGAATGGCCTTTTCCAATGCCATCCTCGGCATTGTTCACGCCATCTCCCACCAGATCGGCGGCATGTTCGGTGTTCCCCACGGACGCGCCAACGCCATTTTGATGCCGAATGTGATCCGCTTCAACAGCCGCGCCACCGATAAATATGAATTGATGGCCCAGGAGCTGGGCAAAGAGACGGCCGAGGAATTTGCCACAGAGGTGGAAAAACTGCGTCAGGCAGTGGCTATCGAAGACAGCTTCAAGGCCTACGGCATTCCCCCTGAAGCATGGCAGAAGAAACTCGACGCCATGGTCACCAACGCCCTGGCAGACCCGTGCACCGGCACCAATCCGCGTCAGCCAAGTTCGGAAGAGATGAAACAGATTTTTGAGCACTGCTTTAATGGCGACATTGTCGCCTTTTAG